TTAAGtgtttctttctaaaaaaaaaaaaacacttggagtttgattttgattttacaTTAAACATGTAAGActctaaattttcaattttaataatgCCCCAAGTAATGACAAGCTACTTAAGTACCACTCAGTGACCAATTTGGCATTGAAAGGCCTTTCATATAGCCGTATTTTAGTGAAGATAGCATCTTAATTAGAGTGTATTTATTCATTAgattttaagattaaaaaaatgcatgatGATTGAGTTAGCCATTTTTTATACTTTCGCAGTCAAGATATTAGTACTTCCTGTTTATGTATAAGGATTTTTTTATAGATAGATAGGAATCAAACATAAGTCCCACccattttaatttgattgttttttttttcatcagaCTAGGACACCAatttgttcttaaaaataattctaataatttgcataaatttaagttatttttaattatcaaaGACTCATAAAGGATTCATATTGTAAACATATGAGACTACAAAGCAAATGAATGTAATTAGAACttcataattaaatttaaaattaatgtcaATCTCAAAGTTTATTAGAAATTAAAgatttttacaaatattatcCTTTGTACTTTGACATGAGTGTCAATTTGGTACTTGGGttgttttatttgaaaaatgaatcCCTAAATAATAGGTTTGTGACAAATTAGGcattctatttaatttttttttttaaattttagaatataataTATCACATGATTTATAAATGGTATATGTCATATCGTCAATAGactcaataattttgaaatccCTTTATCATAATATGCACATCATGTGACAAAGTATCTTAGGCTTTATCGAAAAATGTTAGCAGTAGAtaggttgataatttgattTGCAATAAAATCAATATCCAAGGGTTAATTATTCAAATCGGTAGTCTAAGGACCAAATTGGCACTCATGTCAACATCTAAAAAACAATATTTGTCAAAAAACCTTAACAGTTAACAGTTCATTTGGGAGGaaaaaatgaatggaatatGACTTCTCTGCGTTATAATTCATACCGACAAGATGCAAATATACATTGCTCATGGGAGTGCTTGCTAGCAAGGCACACAAAATTCTTGACCTAAGAACCTTGCTAAAGTGACTCGTAGAATATGAGAGTGGTGGAGATAGATTTCTTCATTTTACATTAGTTACACAAATAGGGTTTAATTACATCCGATTTGTAGCCCACTCCCAATAAGTGATTTGGTTGGCCAAGCTTCACCCACATTCTAACAAAAGGTAAtgtgattgtgaaatttaatAATCAATTAGACAACATAGTATTAtttgcaagatttttttttttttttaattgataatttaatagttgtGAGGAGAGGGATTTAAACCTTAGACAGTTTTGTTGGAAATACTAAGATATGCCAATTGAGAGGTAAAATTCTTAGCATTTACAAGATTTATTATACTTGGAGCATTCGCACCAACttgtgcaaatattttttttgtttattttagcataaaacatattttttctattttacatactcacaTTTCAAAATACCTTACATTatactatatttcattaaaatatcaaaatttttaattatttatcttttctcATACACAACAATCACTTACTTCTTCTTTCATACTTGAGatacgttaaaaaaaaaattaaattcaaaattaatagtactaatataaatttataagagTACTATAAcaacaatacatatatatttacttaCATAATGTGAGtaattttttggaagaaaaaaaaagaaagaaagtaaacttatcacattttttattatacacctTAACACATTTCATAGTTTcgagtaaaaagtaaaaaaaaatctcataatttaGGATGATATTCTTATGTGACCATATTTATATTATGCTGTTGAGTCAAAGTCCAAAGGTGAAATTAAAGCAGGACCCACCTAATGGTCACAGCTCTATCTCTCCCTGATTACTAGGGAAAGGACAGGttcataatttttctttgtgCCTCCATTATTGTATTGATGATTGATGAATAGTTCAGCAACTTGGAAGGTGAATGCATTATTGATTTGCtgaattttattacaaagaacaaaaaaaaggacGATGATATACAGTGCTTAATTCAGTactatagtaatttttttttttttttttcaaatttctgtTAAGACTCATAAATGAATTTGAATTATTAACTTGGTGTAAGCGACGATGTTGGGCCTGTGTTGACCACGTGGCAGACAGCATCCGCATCCCTCCAAACGTGGGTCCCAGCCCAAAGTATGAAGCCTTCATATTGGCCCATCCACATGGGTCCACCATCTCCCATTTTATTACCCAATGAATAAATCCTATGCTTTGACAAaacatttttatgtttataactttattatatatataattatatatatatataaacccaaGTTTTGATTGAGAAGGTTCTAGCTTTATTTAATTTcacttacaaaaaaatataatatacaaaatgtACAAGTCGGCTGCATGTGCTGTAACTTTCGGTTTAGTttctttcatatttattttttgtcacaacttaTATAATCAAGATTATGGTTGATTAATAAATGTTTACCTATTTCTTGATCTAGTTATTTTTTCACTCAAAGGGTTATCCAAACACTGTTTCTAgttcattaaatatatatacgaTGATTGATTGAACCATACTTCATATATAGCCTTTAGTTAGGCATTGTAATGtgtttatttgttaatttttaagcACGTTTATGGAGTGTATATAGTTAAGTTTAAATCAAAAGCACATGAAAGAGGTACTTGTTTCTTACTTTTAgaaacaagaaatcttaaaacCATCCAAAAGAGGAGAAATACAATATTGGTGTTGGAGCACTATCCTGCCAATATTAATATAAGAAAGTTGGATGTATTATATATGCTAACAAAATagtagggaaaaagaaaaagaaattaatccGGGTTCAATCAAACTGAGTATAATCTATTTGATTATTCTCATGCATAAGGACTAAGGAGTTGGTACAAATATAAAGCCATCTAATGTGATTCATTgactttgttttaaaaaaaaaaaaatgaagaagaggaGATGCTTCAGTCTAGTGCATCGAAATATTAGACGAGACATGTGACTAATACGTGATTAATTTTAGACACAAGTTGTGTTCGTGTCATGTCCAATACTCAAATGCATTGATCAAAAGTCATAGtgccaaacccattaaaaagaAGAGATTAGGTTAAACCTGGATCATCTTATtgatatttttcctttattttgttttatttattttattttctaaagatACTTTTATCCCTATGTATTCAACTAGTGTACGTTTCTGGGTTCACTCTATCCAAGTTCTTAGAATTTATTGGTGAAGGATTAATTGGGATCATCTTCACTGCAGTACTCTTCAAGCCGAATCCTATGTGCTCAGAATATTATTCCCATTACGAAGAAGCTCATCTTTCCCAATTCCTATGTATTCCCTAAGAGTATCCTATGTCCTCCAAATACTATTGCTCTTATCACaaactaggtttttttttttaactgaatcATTACAAAGTCGTAGTTAATATTGTAGATATAATGATCAACATGTCTATTTAAATGTTCTGTCTCTTTACTATCTAACAATCTCACAATATAGTAATATACCATGCACCTAATTCTCATTCCATCTCAACCAATAAACCAATGCTCATCTAAAACATCGAACACTGCATTTTGGTGAAAATAATGTAACTTCTGTAGATTTACTTGCACTAAAAAAAGTAGTAATTTAATGAGGTAGAGGAATTAGGTGAATGATTAGAAACGTAGAATGAAAGTCATCACCAAGTCACTGCTTGCGTACATTGTAGCTATAGCCGACTAGCCGTTGCTTCTTTTAGCTGTTgtcttctttatatatttagtctAATATATCTTATTGCTCTCACACACACAGTGCCCAATACAAACGCGGCTAAATATTAAAGCCCTTTGTCTGCGGCCTTCAAATCTTTGGAACCACCCTACCCATCTTCTATTCTCtgtattttctttgatttttttaatatttgtgtttatttgtttaatttttcttaaacaTGTAAATGTAATGCCCACTTTGGTCAACCTGACACCTTACATgcatctctcttttctctctcccaccACTGTTGGGTCAACCTAACACCATTCTTTAATGGAAGAAAATTTCCTGCAACCTGTGTATAGCAGAATATCTTACTACACAGTTGCGTGGCAATTGATTGTTTGCCCACTTCTGTGGTTGCCTGTCCTCTCTTTAGGAATGCAATAATACTTGAAAATATATGCTCTGGGGTACTTCTGTTAATAACATTTATAACAGTTGttctcagccaaaaaaaaaaaaaaaaaaaaacatttctaaCAGTTGTACTGCGATtaaattattattgagaatTAAAAGAATTTACCACAccgaataattaaaaaagaaaaagcaaagtcAGAAGAATTCTATAGGGTGGTAATATTCATGCGTGAGTGGCATAGCTAGTTAAGTATAACGAAGTCTCATAttaaatactaataatttaaGCTTTTGGATCAAGTGGGTGTCTTTAAATGTTATATTGTGCGTTAATCAAGGTTGTGTTAGGGTTTCTACCCCAACAAATAGAATAATCTCTCTTTATTATTCTCATGAATGGAAactaattctaaaaattaaagtaaaaatggtatgataaatttaatcacttCTGTTGTTATATAGTTACTTATATGTTAAACTTGAAGTTATAAATGAGTAGGCTCTAATGtagtaggttttttttaatccttagaGAGATCATATATCTGTGTTAGAATTGTTAATGAGATTGATAAAGGGAATGGAGAAAGGAGAGAACAGCGAAAGTTTCTCCTAAGCAGTTAGGACTTTACTATAATGAATACTATGTTACAATAATGCATTATGAGGTTTTCCTAAATGGATTAATCTTTAGGTTAGCCATAGAAgaagtctttttttatttttggttgagaaacagGCCTGAGTagccaaatttatttaatagctaaaaaattagaaacaaacacCTTATAAATGTTAGTAGGAATAGACTCCATTCAGACTAAAATAGGAAAACAAAATCTTGTTACTCCCTGGACTAAAACATGTACCAAAACATTGTCTTGCCAAAGTATATGggagaaataaaagttttgaagAGAACTAGTTGAAGACAAAATGTCTTTTATCAGATGATCACAAGCAGGATGGGAGGAACATCGGTCCCAAATGGTAGAAATGGAGATCTCTGAATCACCCTTGAACATTGAACCATGCAAATCCAATTTCTGAACAAACTGAACAGCCCTTCTTGCCGCAATGGTTTCAAGAGCGACCATAAAAGAGGAGATAGGGATAATCTCATTAGATAAAGCTGCCACCACTTCTCCTAAATAATTACGAACCATGACCCCGATGCTCGTTGCATTTAAATCTTCAAAAACTGCACCAAGTCTAGGTGTGTATAGGTTAGAATGTGCAGGATTAATCTTAGGTTAGCCATAGAAGAAGTCTAGGTGTGTACGGGTTAGAATGTGCAGTTGAAGCGCAAATAATACAAGTTGGACATATTACATTAAATTTGGACTCATTTCTAACCAAGTGAATGCATCCTCTAACAGTAGATTAAGACTATGATAGAAGCTACTGGCCTACAAGCTAGAATACtctaaaaaactcaaattaataGAAACATTATTGTGCCGTAAAAagtcttctaattttttttattttttattttttaaaatgtgccGTAAATTATAAGTAAAGCAGAACCATTGAAATAAATTAGAGAGAAGAAAGGGTAAATAggttctaaccaaaaaaaaaaagaaaaaaagaaaaaaaagaaagaaagggtaAATAGGTGTAATAGTTCAGTTTCAGTCGggttgaattgttttttttttttaattaattaatttaattttatttttgctgaacTGAAATTTTCGGTTTTGCCAAATTTAGCAGCCACATCGAATTGTAGGAGAGGAACATCGAACCGAACtgattggatttcaattggttcAGTTTGGTCGGCTTTTAGTTTTTTCTAATTTCTTAGAAaccaaaaagaacaaagaaaagaaaatctatttCCCTTTGTGTTTCCACATTTTCTTAGCACCCAAACTCCAAGCACCAAGCAAgtacaacaaaaatatataatgtatttCAGCAaacaaacaacacaaaaatcAGACAAACATATGTCCTTTATTCAACGGATGCTATGGTAACATGTTACAAGTAGTGACTTGGACAAACAATAATTTGGACATTTATCAGCTTTATTGTctattcatttttaaaactaatGCATCATTATATGCTTAAATAGCAAGATACTTGTTACCATTTTCATGTTAATCAACCTTAAATACATATTTCCACAAATGAGTAATAATACTCCTTAAATTGCACTTGTCATTTCTACCATTTTTTGTTTGGCTAAAAATATGTGCTTATTAGTTATACATCGACACAAACTACATCCTTAatccccccacaaaaaaaaaaaaaatatatatatatatatatatatatatatttatatatatatatatatatatagataaggacaaaatttagctataaaattagttgtaacctaagaTTATAAcctcactcaatatttttttattggaggtaaattatgataaatttaccattagattacatcttcttatatcctctatgcttgcaaaatttctagaaaattaaatatcaatagctatgttatcaataaattgtttaaattgcaagtttttgtagtttaaaattatgcacaaaatataagcttatagatcatatagtaaataatatccgattgacataaaatttgacatttttttttgagaaagaaaatttgacatgtgtattaagagcgtaaagaacatacaattcaacggttagattttcaaaatatgtaataatgctaattttattgagtaagttacaacaaattttgtaactaaactttatgcCATCCTTAAATACATTAattcttgtttctcaaaaaaaaaaaaaaatttaaatacattaatttatttccatttaaaacaattatttaatgcattttcaacaaaaaaaatatatccttgtataattatatattctttgGTCCGTTAACCGTTATAATGCTTTATAAGATGAGACAAACAtcataaaccaaaattttattatccGTTTGGGGATTTTAAAAGTTTTCCTCTTCCAGAACTCGTCCTTCCATGTTCTATaaaaagcaagaaaacaaacttctctctcttttccaagCCTTCCAATGAGCAATCTTTCAAGTAAGCCATGATCTCCTTGAAACCActggaaaaataatttcaaaggAAATACTATTCAAAGGatgatactaaaaaaaaaattgtttttagatAGCCGTGTTTGGAAATACTATTCAAAATGCACCTAATACCAATTTTTGGAAAACCATAAATTTAGATTAATTTATGTCAAAAGAATAAGTAGTCTTTATTTACTAATTAccaatattaatttcttttatacaTACATAATTCGTATGTGGATTCGTTTAGATGACGATGATGGTATTGTGGTTAATATATTTACCCAACAAATTAGttgctttattaatttatataaaagcagagaaaaattgtatttgatGTATATAAGATGTTTGATAAAattgttgaattgtttttattctttatttattctaGAAATCCGATTACATGAAGAGTGTGATTaggaggaagagagatgagAAGGGTAATGTTGCTGGTGATAGAGTAAGCACAAAAGGAAGACATCAAATTAATCAGCAATTCAAGTTAGATTTAACAAGAAAGAAAGCAAGTCTCCAAGTGATCACATGATATGTGGTTTTCAAGcccaagaaaaattaaaatgtttctATAGTTGTTTGGAATAAAAGAATATCAATGTATCTTTTGGgagatatttttgtaataactGATTGAGTTGATTCTTTTAACATTCATTTGGTGACCATCAaactataaattattaatttttttagaactcaaaagtagagaaaaaattgTATGCAACTTATTGCATAGAAAATGATATTTGGATATCCTTCAAAAGTAGTGAAATTGAATTAAGCATGTTTACTAGactttgtttgttgtttgatCAAGGACATAAAAGGTGGTAAAGTTGGGAACGTACGCCAACTCTAAAAATGTATAATAGTCATTACTTTGGTTTATatagatttttataattttggtagtgtgtatatatatatttctcacatctcgtttttttttttttacatccatttgtgATCATGATTGTTAATGATTTCTTTGCAATACATAGTCttattaatttagttttcaCTTTAACATTGGTGTGGCAGACAAAACTGGTCCCCAAGGAATCCCACAGATTACAATTGAAATGCCCTAATACACAATCAATTTATAGTTGAACAAGAGGGAATAAACACTCCACATTCGGAAACTCAAATAGTTGATTTCATTGATAACATACACTACAACTTTTCCTCAAGGATTACCCCTTAGAAATTCTACTATCCCCATGGTATTTAgcattccctttttttttctctctctcttagattGCTCACCCTTACTTTTTTCCTCGAAAAGAAGCTGTCCCTCGCTCTTTGTTTCTCCTCCTCCCTTTATAGGTCTCTTCCTTGCCCTTATTTATACAGCTATCTTGTTGCCAGCTAAACTCTTAgggatatttttctttattttatcgATTTCCTCCCCTCCCTTATCCTTGAACTCTAACTCTTGGGGGATGTCTATATTACTCAGGCTGTTTTATATGTATTTAATATGGCAGAGGTTAGGTAGGAACCTCTTCTTTAATGCGGAGGAAAAAATCTTCAAACTTCTACGTGTTCAAACTTCTTACGTGGTCTTGGGTATCTTCTGGAAACTATACGTGGATCATCCATGCACCTTGCTTCAAATAAGGTTAATTTCTTACCTTTTCCATGGGATCCATTTTCCTGTATTGTTTTCCTCGTTTAAGCATGTGAGATGGTTCGGCTTCTTTTCTCTCACAACCCATTGCCCACTGGGTCTTTCTTCTAACATACGAGTTGGACCCAATTTGTTTCCCGTGGCCCAATTTCCTTTTAGGCATAAGGCCCTAGCCGGGGACTCTTCCACTCCCCACAATTGGTaattcaaaaatttattaagaaaaattttcaaatgatgAAGGATTAAAATCTTTTAAGTTTGAAGACTtgcatttcttaatttttggagagagagagagagagagatttctccaatatttgttcttaaaaaaaaaaaactaaagttcCATTAATTTCACACACATAAGTAAAGTTTCATGCATGcatatatttattatgaattcCATTACTCATAAAATACAACTTACTTTGGATATGCATGTGATCAAAGCATATAAAATACTAAtccattttatatataaattttcatatgaaatattggaggaaattaaaaatatacaaattaaagattataaattttttgtatatcTCTTCTGCTAAATATATTAGTATACCtccctactctcttccttctGTTTGCAGTGTTTGAAAATACTGTCACTGTTAGCGTTAATGTCGTTTTGAATCTGGGAGCTACTAACTCGTAATAGTACTTGCCACGTAAGTAGAGAGCGAAGTGAGGGAAGCACGACAATAGAATGCGAGAGCGTTCATCTTTACCCTGAAGTGTTGCTTCACTCGGTGGTGGTGTTGGGCTGTCTGCCCAAATCCTAtaacatgaaataaaaaatggaacTATTAGCATGATGTTCAAATGAAACACATATAAATAACATGGAAAAAATTGCATAAGACGAAagatatatatatctcatagAAAGAGAGACCCTACACAAGAAggaatattaaattatatatcaCATAATATCAAAGAGATAGTACCCATTGGAGGAGCGTCAACCGCACCTCGTGGGATGGTAATTTCCATAGCAACAACAAAAttcaatcatgatttttttattttattttttatagaaggGTCATGAGATCTCCTAACACCAAGAAGacacaaaaaataatgatattctTAATTTCAAATACAAAATATGAATAAGTGCACTTAAACGAATGTAATGAGAATAATATAGCTAATATTTGTAATccattataaatattattacaagATCATTTTAAGATAcatgtcagtttttttttttttttttttttttttttttttttttgttttggtaataGAGAATATTATAAACATAGAAACAGAAAACTATACAGCCTTAGGGCCAGGCTCATTGCATAGTCTATTACATCCGAGACTAGTAAAGGTCACCATACATATCAGTTTCAtatcaacaaaatatttaagGGAGGCAAATTCTGAATATATTATgaataggacaaaatttagttacaaaatttattgtagtcaattttattcaatatttttttattagaggtgaattttgacaaatccaccattttattgcatcttctttttatatcttttatacttgcaaaatttatagaaaattaaaatacaatatatttttcattaataaattgtaaatttttatagtttaaaattattcataaaatataggttataaatcatatagtaaataatatttaattgacacaaaatttgacgtgtattaaaaaacatataattcattcaaaatatgtaatataattagaactaaTTTTATATCTAAACTTTATCTTTactaatattataaattttaatcatGTGAGGAGCAAAAACTAGGGTTCAAGTTTCTAGGAGGGAGCTTTACACATATACAGTATATTAAGTTAGAAATAGATTAAGTTAGAATAGAATTTTAtctggtataaaaaaaaattataaattataaatattaaaacataatgAATATGCGCCCCCACAATTGGAAAATTGATTTGGGAGTAAACACTGCACACAACCAGGTTCCAGCAAGCTCTTCCTCCTACTCCATATCGCACcaaacttttctttcctttcgtTAACCACACTTTGACCCCACCCAGTCACCCACCTTCCTCTCTCACTCTTCAAAGTCTTCTTTATAAACACAACATCCAAACCGTCCCCAACCCCTCCCAATAGTCTCAAGGCTCCCAATAATAATACCATCCGTCAATAATGGACGAAGACAACTCTCTATTCCCTTCAGACGCAGATCTCGACTTCAGCTTCAACagctccaccaccaccaccaccacaaccaccaccacctcctcctCCGCCCGCACCAGCTTAGCTCGCTCGAGCCTCACTCTCAGCTTCAACGAGTCCCACCTCTCAACCACAACCCTCCTCCCCCACCCTCACCACACCTCAGACCCACATTGGTCCGCCATTAAAACCATCACCAACCTCTCCTCCGACCACAAGCTCCACCTCAAACACCTCAAACTCCTCAGCCACCTCGGCACGGGAAACCTCGGACGCGTCTTCCTCTGCAGCCTTAAACACTTCGAACACCTCAAGTTCGCTCTCAAAGTCATCGACAAGGACTCCTTAACCCCCAAAAAGCTCTCGCAAGTCCAAATCGAATCCCACATTCTCTCCCTCCTCGACCACCCTTTCCTCCCGACTCTCTATTCCCACTTCGACGTCTCTCACTACACTTGTTTCCTCATCGATTACTGTCCCAACGGCGACCTCCACTCTTTCCTACGTAGACAGCCCCATTACCGGCTACCGCTCCAGTCGGTCAAGTTCTTCGCCGCCGAAATCCTTATCGCTTTGGAATATTTGCACGCGCTCGGAATCGTGTACCGCGATCTGAAACCGGAGAACGTTTTGCTACGCGAAGATGGCCACGTCATGCTCTCTGACTTTGACTTGTGCTTCAGAGCCCACGTGGCACCCACTTTCGACGAGTCCGAGTTTGTCGCCGAGCCAACGACGGCGTTTTCGAAGTCGTGTGTTGGGACGCACGAGTACTTGGCGCCCGAGTTAGTCTCCGGTTACGGTCACGGTAACGGGGTGGACTGGTGGGCTTTCGGTATTTTCATCTACGAGTTGCTGTACGGAACGACGCCGTTTAAGGGAAGGAACAAGGAGAGCACTCTGCGTAACATAGCTTCGTCGAATAAGGAAGTGAGGTTCTTCCACGTGGCGGAGAGAGAAAACGAGGAAGGGATTGAGGAGGCGAGGGATTTGATAGAGAGACTGTTGGTGAAGGATCCTAAAAGAAGGCTTGGGTGTACCAAAGGTGCCACTGAGATTAAACGACACCCGTTTTTTGATGGGATTAAGTGGTCGTTGATCAGAAACTATAGGCCTCCATTGCCACATCATCAGGTGGTGAGGAAAGGAAAGTCACCGCACGTGACGCACGTGAAGAGGCAAGGCGGGTTGTGGCGGTGGTGTAAGAGATTTGGGTGCTTGTTGAAAAATAATAGTAAGAGTAAAATTAATAGTAATAGTAAAAGGAATTATTACTACAATTACGTAGATAGTAAAAGTTATAGTAAGGTTAGGAAATGTTCGTAGATTTAttaaggtcttttttttttttttttttttttttgataggaatcATGTTTGAGATTGAGCTTgggattttgtaaaaatagataGTGAGATAACAAAGTTTACCAATTTTGTTAGAGTTGTTAATttcagatttttgtttttgaaaagagTTGATTTCCGTTTTTGAGTTTcactattatttaaattaaatataagtgATAAGTCGCGCCTTTCATATGACTATATGAGTAATTAACcactattatttaaattaaatataagtgATAAGTCGCGCCTTTCATATGACTATATGAATAATGTTAAgatcacaatttttattataattttgttacaATTTATTCAAGTGATGAATTATGAGTGGTGGAGTTGTGGATCCATATTGATCCTCCACTTTTACTCTACTATTCATAACTTATTACGTGGATAAgttgtaacaaaaattatagTCTTAACATTGTTCTTTTCATATACCAATTTAActgttatatttaataattttttaataaagaggTTTTGAATATGCTTGGCTAAATTTTAGACCCAATGGGTTAAAGTTTGAGGGAAGTTTACAGTTCTCATCGGTAGGACTACAATTACACATTTACGCCACTTGTACTTAAGCACATAGGACTTATAGTCTTAGCtaattgctttaaaaaaaaaaaaaaaaaatcagtctaAGCtaattatcaagaaaaaaagagtCCCAGCTAGTAAGAGCCCAACTTAATTCAGCTCAGCCCATTATTTGACACATGGGGATAATTGGAGATAGTAGTGGGCGATGGGTTAGTGGCCCTTTTTTGGGCCATTGGCATCTCAAGCTCCACTAGTGTTGTTGCCAAGTTGTGGATCCTTTGTGATGGAGCGAATTGGAATTCTTACCTTGTGTTCAGATTTTTTTCTACAAAGGGGGCTGGTTAGAATGAAAAAAAGGGCGTCTGAATGGAAATGACCGAaccatcttcttttttttttttttttttttttttttatacaagatagaattctactctagcctaatctaagtatatatgtgtgtgt
This genomic stretch from Quercus robur chromosome 4, dhQueRobu3.1, whole genome shotgun sequence harbors:
- the LOC126720798 gene encoding serine/threonine-protein kinase WAG2-like, producing the protein MDEDNSLFPSDADLDFSFNSSTTTTTTTTTTSSSARTSLARSSLTLSFNESHLSTTTLLPHPHHTSDPHWSAIKTITNLSSDHKLHLKHLKLLSHLGTGNLGRVFLCSLKHFEHLKFALKVIDKDSLTPKKLSQVQIESHILSLLDHPFLPTLYSHFDVSHYTCFLIDYCPNGDLHSFLRRQPHYRLPLQSVKFFAAEILIALEYLHALGIVYRDLKPENVLLREDGHVMLSDFDLCFRAHVAPTFDESEFVAEPTTAFSKSCVGTHEYLAPELVSGYGHGNGVDWWAFGIFIYELLYGTTPFKGRNKESTLRNIASSNKEVRFFHVAERENEEGIEEARDLIERLLVKDPKRRLGCTKGATEIKRHPFFDGIKWSLIRNYRPPLPHHQVVRKGKSPHVTHVKRQGGLWRWCKRFGCLLKNNSKSKINSNSKRNYYYNYVDSKSYSKVRKCS